A single genomic interval of Dromiciops gliroides isolate mDroGli1 chromosome 1, mDroGli1.pri, whole genome shotgun sequence harbors:
- the LOC122735577 gene encoding mucin-12-like isoform X16, which yields MEKLLQLVEGMHIEEMSSHQTLQPEPPRAQKRPLSPQAGLSSPKRKVVPRLEEKEPETVQGIDESKKEEKKKDIAGAGIERGASQAHSIRWPVESKNKYVHISLGDQDESPEFSQTGLALTETKLAATEMLSNTGDGATSSLSTRCSETKSVSAEIMHELSDDFSESEDSDTESLSSQCSDKRLTFIDIKSMATEILGESVETDKRAVSTKSELAGKGMLSESVAPDTGSSDSKCSDSKLAPPEGKATAKSVMPDHGSPDTNLLSSEPSETSTISLEDKAVPTKMLSEKVTPTTSGLSSQRSETRHDSPERKAVVSEVSESVSAAPSVSSDDGSETRCVSPERKPLVTEMSQTVSSDPSVSSESCESKCTSLESQSVATGKLSEAVAPDPSASSAEGLKTKRPSHKSKPVVTGELTESISPTSSILGSEESETRSVSPESKPLVSGRLSETVSPASSILASEDSETRGASPESKAIVGKMLSETLPRAPNVLTPECSEARCTSSESKPVVGELLSEKVSLPPVVLSSKCLETECAPAESKPVVSRTCSGTVSPVPKVLSTECSEARCLSSETKPVVTGMVSETRSLAPDVSCGECSDSVDIKPVVARIIPERLSPPISISSTEYSDAGYTSPERKPVVTGVAPGRLSPPISISSTEYSEASCASPEESKPIVSGLFPEVLSPAISISSEFSEGAYFCTDRKPIVAGTFSERLSLDTCASVSECSETSGTSPERKPIVAERVAARMSPAPIVLSSECSETSYASPERKPLVAGRYVERLSPSTSALYTEFSESSRFFSETRPAAAGEYSGRLSPDTGSFSSESSEASGASPERKPVIGRVYPGRLSPPISISSTEYSDPGGASPERKPIVSGLFSRRLSSPISISSTEYSDMGGASPERKPVISELLSERVRPVQTVLSSVCSDDRCISPETKPVVSGIFSGTLFSATSILASEGSESRCTSPENKPTVSGLFSETGSLPPDVLSTSCLDARCVSPGSKPVEGTMFSETLFSGTSILASEGSESRSISPENKPTVSGMFSETLFSGPSILASEGSGTRCTSPENKPVVTGMFSETLSPPPNIFSSESLDTRCISPENKPVVTGMFSETLSPPINIFSSESSDTRCVSPESKPVVTGLLSGRLSPPISISSTEYSDTECASPERKPVVGEMLSERLSPPISISSTEYSDTECASPERKPIVTGLFSERLPPTSSILPSLCSEIKFASIQNKPSVSGLFPEGLSPSTSFFTSQYSDTRCTSPDSKPVMARLFPQATSLLPSRYFETSDDSSESKAAETGRLSPCTSLFSSQSSETRFSSTERLPPISSLLPELVDPTTFILAAQCPGLRFASSENNPEGSAPSPEGLSPATGFVYPPSSETRAASSENNPEVSEVFSERLSPTTGIVSSLCFEKILASTGSKPVVSRMFSESMFPATGFLYPPESDPAVSGIFSERLSPATGIMSSLCFLTIFASTESKSIVSTVFSESVSPTTGIVSSLCFVIILASTESDLAIIGVFSEGLSPSTGITFRPCSETGAALTDSNSAGTGVFSGSLSPTGGITFPPCSETEAALTDSNSAGTGVFSGSLSPTAECLSPSTGITFPPCSETGAALTDSNPVGTGVVSEKPSPTAGITFPPCSEKGAALTDSNSAGTGVFSGSLSPTAECVSPSTGITFPPCSETGAALTDSGPVGTGVVSEKPSPTAGISFPPCLETGADSTGSDTTGIGMLSKSLSPTAESVSPSTDISFPPCLETGADLTGSDTTGIGMLSKSLSPTADISFPPCLETGADLTGSDTTGIRMLSKSLSPTADISFPPCLETGADLTGSDTTGIGMLSKSLSPTAGISFPPCLETGADLTGSDTTGIGMLSKSLSPTADISFPPCLETGADSTGSDTTGIGMLSKSLSPTADISFPPCLETGADSTGSDTTGIGMLSKSLSPTADISFPPCLETGADLTGSDTTGIGMLSKSLSPTADISFPPCLETGADLAGSDTTGIGMLSERLSPIADISFPPCLETGADLAGSDTTGIGMLSDRLSPTADISFPPCLETGADLTGSDTTGIGMLSERLSPTADEAAMRTALPDDN from the exons AAACTCCTCCAGCTGGTAGAAGGCATGCATATAGAGGAGATGTCTTCCCACCAGACGCTCCAGCCGGAGCCCCCCAGAGCTCAGAAGCGTCCCCTCTCACCACAGGctggcctgagctctcccaaaagGAAAGTTGTCCCTAGGTTGGAGGAGAAGGAGCCTGAGACTGTGCAAGGTATAGATGAGagtaagaaagaggagaaaaagaaagatattgcaggCGCTGGAATAGAGCGGGGAGCCTCACAAGCTCACTCTATCAGATGGCCGgtagaaagcaaaaataaatatgtgCACATCAGTTTGGGTGACCAAGATGAGAGCCCTGAGTTTTCTCAAACAGGATTAGCTTTAACAGAGACCAAGCTTGCGGCAACTGAAATGTTATCAAATACTGGGGATGGTGCTACAAGTAGCTTGTCTACTCGGTGTTCGGAAACAAAATCTGTTTCCGCAGAGATCATGCATGAATTAAGTGATGACTTTTCAGAGAGTGAGGATTCTGACACAGAGAGCTTGTCGTCTCAGTGTTCTGACAAAAGGCTTACTTTCATAGACATCAAGTCTATGGCAACTGAAATATTAGGAGAAAGTGTGGAGACTGATAAGAGGGCTGTTTCTACAAAAAGTGAGCTTGCCGGAAAGGGAATGTTGTCAGAGAGCGTGGCTCCTGACACAGGTAGCTCGGATTCTAAGTGTTCTGATTCGAAATTGGCTCCCCCCGAGGGAAAGGCTACGGCAAAGAGTGTAATGCCAGACCATGGGTCTCCTGATACAAATCTCTTGTCCTCTGAGCCTTCGGAAACTAGTACTATTTCCCTAGAGGACAAGGCTGTGCCAACCAAAATGTTATCAGAAAAGGTAACCCCCACCACAAGTGGTTTGTCTTCCCAGCGTTCAGAAACTAGGCATGATTCCCCCGAGAGAAAGGCTGTAGTATCTGAAGTGTCAGAGAGTGTGTCTGCAGCCCCCAGTGTGTCGTCTGATGACGGCTCGGAAACTAGATGTGTTTCCCCTGAGAGGAAGCCTCTAGTAACCGAAATGTCACAGACAGTGTCTTCTGACCCTAGTGTTTCGTCTGAGTCTTGTGAAAGTAAATGTACTTCCTTAGAAAGTCAATCTGTGGCAACAGGAAAGTTATCAGAGGCAGTGGCTCCTGACCCAAGTGCCTCATCTGCTGAGGGTCTGAAGACTAAACGTCCTTCCCATAAGAGCAAGCCTGTAGTAACTGGCGAGCTCACAGAGTCAATATCTCCAACCTCAAGTATCTTGGGCTCAGAGGAATCGGAGACTAGAAGTGTCTCCCCTGAGAGCAAACCCTTAGTAAGTGGAAGGCTCTCAGAGACAGTGTCTCCAGCCTCAAGCATCTTGGCCTCTGAGGATTCAGAGACAAGAGGTGCCTCCCCTGAGAGCAAGGCTATAGTAGGCAAAATGCTCTCAGAGACCTTGCCTAGAGCCCCAAATGTTTTGACTCCTGAATGTTCTGAGGCTAGATGCACTTCCTCTGAGAGCAAGCCAGTAGTAGGTGAATTGCTCTCAGAGAAAGTGTCTCTACCCCCAGTTGTCCTGTCTTCAAAATGTTTGGAGACTGAGTGTGCACCGGCAGAAAGCAAACCTGTTGTTAGTAGAACGTGCTCGGGGACAGTGTCacctgtcccaaaagtcttgtcTACTGAATGTTCTGAGGCTagatgcctttcctctgagaccaAGCCAGTAGTAACTGGAATGGTCTCAGAGACTAGGTCTCTAGCCCCAGATGTCTCGTGTGGTGAATGTTCGGATTCCGTAGACATCAAACCAGTAGTAGCTAGAATTATACCGGAAAGACTTTCACCACCCATAAGCATTTCATCCACAGAATATTCTGATGCTGGATATACTTCCCCAGAGAGGAAGCCAGTAGTAACTGGTGTGGCCCCTGGGAGACTATCTCCACCTATAAGCATTTCATCAACTGAATATTCGGAGGCAAGCTGTGCTTCCCCCGAGGAGAGCAAGCCCATAGTATCTGGCTTGTTCCCAGAAGTACTATCTCCAGCTATAAGTATCTCCTCCGAGTTTTCGGAGGGTGCCTATTTTTGCACAGATAGAAAGCCCATAGTAGCGGGCACGTTTTCAGAAAGACTGTCTCTGGACACTTGTGCCTCAGTCTCTGAATGTTCAGAGACTAGCGGTACTTCCCCAGAGAGGAAGCCCATAGTAGCAGAACGTGTAGCAGCAAGAATGTCACCAGCTCCAATTGTCTTGTCCTCTGAGTGTTCAGAGACAAGCTATGCTTCCCCAGAAAGGAAGCCATTAGTAGCTGGAAGGTACGTAGAAAGACTATCACCGTCCACAAGTGCCTTATACACGGAGTTTTCTGAGAGCAGCAGGTTTTTCTCAGAGACCAGACCTGCAGCAGCCGGAGAGTACTCAGGAAGGCTGTCTCCAGACACTGGTAGCTTTTCTTCAGAAAGTTCGGAGGCCAGCGGTGCTTCCCCGGAAAGGAAGCCTGTCATAGGGAGAGTGTACCCAGGGAGATTGTCACCGCCTATCAGCATCTCATCCACAGAATATTCCGATCCTGGAGGTGCTTCCCCTGAAAGGAAGCCTATAGTAAGTGGGCTGTTCTCAAGGAGACTGTCTTCTCCCATCAGCATTTCATCTACCGAATATTCTGATATGGGAGGTGCATCTCCTGAAAGGAAGCCTGTCATAAGTGAACTGTTGTCAGAAAGAGTTCGTCCAGTCCAAACTGTTTTGTCCAGTGTATGTTCTGATGATAGATGTATCTCCCCTGAAACTAAACCCGTTGTAAGTGGAATATTTTCAGGGACCCTGTTTTCAGCTACCAGCATCTTGGCCTCTGAGGGTTCAGAGTCTAGATGCACTTCCCCTGAGAACAAGCCCACAGTAAGTGGATTGTTCTCAGAGACAGGGTCTCTACCCCCGGATGTGTTGTCTACTTCGTGTTTAGATGCTAGATGTGTGTCTCCTGGAAGTAAACCCGTAGAAGGTACCATGTTTTCTGAAACCCTTTTTTCAGGGACAAGCATCTTGGCCTCCGAGGGTTCAGAATCTAGAAGTATTTCTCCAGAGAACAAGCCCACAGTTAGTGGGATGTTCTCAGAAACCCTCTTTTCAGGCCCAAGCATCTTGGCCTCTGAGGGTTCAGGGACCAGGTGCACGTCCCCAGAGAACAAACCAGTAGTAACTGGGATGTTCTCAGagaccctctccccacccccaaacatctTCTCCTCCGAAAGCTTGGACACTCGCTGCATTTCACCCGAGAACAAACCAGTTGTAACTGGGATGTTCTCAGAGACATTATCACCACCTATAAAcatcttttcttcagagagctcgGACACTAGGTGCGTTTCTCCAGAGAGCAAGCCAGTAGTAACTGGCTTGCTCTCAGGGAGACTCTCACCACCCATTAGCATTTCATCTACCGAATATTCTGACACTGAATGTGCTTCCCCTGAGAGGAAGCCGGTAGTAGGTGAAATGCTATCAGAGAGACTCTCACCACCCATTAGCATTTCATCCACCGAATATTCTGACACCGAATGTGCTTCCCCAGAAAGGAAGCCCATAGTGACTGGACTTTTTTCAGAAAGACTGCCTCCAACTTCAAGCATTCTCCCCTCCTTGTGTTCCGAAATAAAATTTGCTTCAATACAAAACAAGCCTTCAGTATCTGGACTATTTCCTGAAGGCTTGTCTCCATCTACAAGTTTCTTTACCTCTCAATATTCTGATACAAGATGTACCTCTCCTGACAGCAAACCTGTAATGGCCAGACTGTTTCCACAGGCCACGAGTCTCTTGCCTTCTCGGTATTTTGAGACCTCAGATGACTCTTCAGAAAGCAAGGCTGCAGAGACTGGAAGACTATCTCCATGCACAAGTCTCTTTTCTTCTCAGAGTTCTGAGACAAGATTTTCTTCTACTGAGAGGCTGCCTCCTATATCTAGCCTGTTACCAGAGCTTGTGGATCCTACCACATTTATCCTGGCTGCTCAGTGTCCTGGCTTAAGGTTTGCCTCATCAGAGAACAATCCTGAAGGATCTGCACCATCCCCAGAAGGGCTCTCCCCTGCGACAGGTTTTGTGTACCCTCCATCTTCTGAGACAAGAGCTGCTTCATCAGAGAACAATCCTGAAGTCTCTGAAGTGTTCTCAGAAAGATTGTCTCCGACAACAGGTATTGTGTCCTCTCTATGTTTTGAAAAAATACTTGCTTCCACAGGGAGCAAGCCTGTAGTATCCAGAATGTTCTCAGAGAGTATGTTTCCTGCCACAGGTTTCCTGTATCCTCCAGAAAGTGATCCTGCAGTATCTGGCATTTTCTCAGAAAGACTGTCTCCAGCAACAGGTATTATGTCCTCTCTATGTTTTCTGACAATATTTGCTTCCACAGAGAGCAAGTCTATAGTATCCACAGTGTTCTCAGAAAGCGTCTCTCCCACCACAGGTATTGTGTCTTCTCTATGTTTTGTCATAATCTTGGCTTCCACAGAGAGTGATCTTGCAATAATTGGAGTGTTCTCAGAGGGACTGTCTCCTTCCACAGGCATCACATTCCGTCCATGTTCAGAGACAGGAGCTGCTTTGACAGACAGCAATTCTGCAGGAACTGGAGTGTTTTCAGGGAGCCTGTCTCCTACAGGAG GTATCACATTCCCTCCATGTTCAGAGACAGAAGCTGCTTTGACAGACAGCAATTCTGCAGGAACTGGAGTGTTTTCAGGGAGCCTGTCTCCTACAGCAG AGTGTTTGTCTCCTTCCACAGGTATCACATTCCCTCCATGTTCAGAGACAGGAGCTGCTTTGACAGACAGCAATCCTGTAGGAACTGGAGTAGTGTCAGAAAAACCATCTCCTACAGCAG GTATCACATTCCCTCCATGTTCAGAGAAAGGAGCTGCTTTGACAGACAGCAATTCTGCAGGAACTGGAGTGTTTTCAGGGAGCCTGTCTCCTACAGCAG AGTGTGTGTCTCCTTCCACAGGTATCACATTCCCTCCATGTTCAGAGACAGGAGCTGCTTTGACAGACAGCGGTCCTGTAGGAACTGGAGTAGTGTCAGAAAAACCATCTCCTACAGCGG GTATCTCATTCCCTCCATGTTTGGAGACAGGTGCTGATTCAACAGGAAGTGATACCACAGGAATTGGAATGCTGTCAAAGAGTCTATCTCCTACAGCAG AGAGTGTGTCTCCTTCCACAGATATCTCATTCCCTCCATGTTTGGAGACAGGTGCTGATTTAACAGGAAGTGATACCACAGGAATTGGAATGCTGTCAAAGAGTCTATCTCCTACAGCAG ATATCTCATTCCCTCCATGTTTGGAGACAGGTGCTGATTTAACAGGAAGTGATACCACAGGAATTAGAATGCTGTCAAAGAGTCTATCTCCTACAGCAG ATATCTCATTCCCTCCATGTTTGGAGACAGGTGCTGATTTAACAGGAAGTGATACCACAGGAATTGGAATGCTGTCAAAGAGTCTATCTCCTACAGCGG GTATCTCATTCCCTCCATGTTTGGAGACAGGTGCTGATTTAACAGGAAGTGATACCACAGGAATTGGAATGCTGTCAAAGAGTCTATCTCCTACAGCAG ATATCTCATTCCCTCCATGTTTGGAGACAGGTGCTGATTCAACAGGAAGTGATACCACAGGAATTGGAATGCTGTCAAAGAGTCTATCTCCTACAGCAG ATATCTCATTCCCTCCATGTTTGGAGACAGGTGCTGATTCAACAGGAAGTGATACCACAGGAATTGGAATGCTGTCAAAGAGTCTATCTCCTACAGCAG ATATCTCATTCCCTCCATGTTTGGAGACAGGTGCTGATTTAACAGGAAGTGATACCACAGGAATTGGAATGCTGTCAAAGAGTCTATCTCCTACAGCAG ATATCTCATTCCCTCCATGTTTGGAGACAGGTGCTGATTTAGCAGGAAGTGATACCACAGGAATTGGAATGCTTTCAGAGAGACTGTCTCCTATAGCAG ATATCTCATTCCCTCCATGTTTGGAGACAGGTGCTGATTTAGCAGGAAGTGATACCACAGGAATTGGAATGCTGTCAGACAGACTATCTCCTACAGCAG ATATCTCATTCCCTCCATGTTTGGAGACAGGTGCTGATTTAACAGGAAGTGATACCACAGGAATTGGAATGCTTTCAGAGAGACTGTCTCCTACAGCAG ATGAAGCAGCAATGCGGACAGCGCTACCTGACGATAATTAA